The following are encoded in a window of Xanthocytophaga agilis genomic DNA:
- a CDS encoding NADH-quinone oxidoreductase subunit M, whose translation MEHILTILIFLPVVGSLGILALPGGKNYLYRWITFLISTINLGLSVWVYLNFNPSLSGISNEKAMQFVEKVDWITIAVGDINKIGIQYFVGLDGLNMPMVLLSALVLFIGAISAWNIKYKAKGFHSLFLLLSGSIIGCFAALDFFLFFLFFEFMLLPMYFLIGIWGGKRREYASIKFFIYTLVGSVCILLVMIMLAFSVQYPKDTYTFNLLALADRTNFIPDSLLNWQNSRWLINMPARRWAFLLLLTGFAIKLPAVPVHTWLPDAHVEAPTPISVILAGILLKIGGYGLLRIGISIFPDSGWIYSDWMAVLGGISIVYGALNAMASHDLKRMVAYSSVSHMGFVLIGIASMTSEGINGAMYQLFSHGILSAMLFLLVGVLQDRTHDKTIENYRGLATKMPVYTGMTIIAFFASLGLPGFSGFIGEFFTIMSTFGTDIIPRWVILAAVAGLVLGAAYFLWTLQRMFFGKYWSKGGEEWAILLTDLNLREKAMLIILAILALIFGIFPNLLFTPMSKTIMTLTDMIQKS comes from the coding sequence TTGGAACATATACTTACCATACTCATTTTCCTGCCAGTAGTAGGATCTTTGGGAATACTTGCCTTGCCTGGTGGAAAAAACTATTTGTACCGATGGATTACATTCCTCATCAGCACAATTAATCTTGGACTGTCGGTTTGGGTATATTTAAATTTTAATCCATCTCTATCTGGTATCTCCAATGAGAAAGCCATGCAGTTTGTGGAGAAAGTAGACTGGATTACGATTGCTGTTGGGGATATAAATAAAATCGGCATTCAGTATTTTGTAGGATTGGATGGATTGAATATGCCAATGGTGTTACTTTCTGCACTGGTGTTATTTATTGGTGCTATATCTGCCTGGAATATCAAATATAAGGCAAAAGGATTTCATTCACTTTTTTTATTGCTGTCTGGTAGTATAATCGGATGTTTTGCTGCGCTTGATTTCTTTTTATTCTTCCTGTTCTTTGAGTTTATGTTGCTCCCTATGTATTTCCTGATCGGGATTTGGGGAGGCAAACGAAGAGAGTATGCATCTATTAAATTTTTTATTTATACATTGGTAGGGTCGGTATGTATTCTGTTAGTTATGATTATGCTGGCTTTTTCTGTGCAGTATCCAAAAGATACCTATACGTTTAATTTGCTGGCACTTGCTGATCGGACTAACTTTATCCCTGATTCATTGTTAAACTGGCAAAATTCCCGCTGGCTAATCAATATGCCAGCACGTCGCTGGGCATTTTTGCTATTGCTAACAGGTTTTGCCATAAAACTACCAGCCGTACCCGTACACACATGGTTGCCTGATGCACACGTAGAAGCCCCAACGCCTATTTCTGTAATTCTGGCTGGTATTTTGTTGAAGATAGGGGGATATGGGCTATTACGCATCGGAATTTCAATCTTCCCGGATAGTGGATGGATCTATTCAGATTGGATGGCAGTTTTGGGAGGGATATCTATCGTATATGGAGCTTTGAATGCAATGGCTTCACATGATTTGAAACGTATGGTAGCTTATTCTTCTGTAAGTCATATGGGATTTGTGCTCATTGGAATTGCTTCGATGACAAGTGAAGGGATTAATGGAGCTATGTATCAATTGTTTAGCCATGGTATTTTGTCTGCTATGCTGTTTTTACTGGTGGGTGTGTTACAGGATAGGACACATGATAAAACAATTGAAAACTATCGTGGGTTGGCAACAAAGATGCCTGTTTATACAGGAATGACTATTATAGCATTTTTTGCATCACTTGGCTTACCAGGTTTTTCCGGATTTATTGGAGAGTTTTTTACGATTATGAGCACGTTTGGTACAGATATCATCCCTCGCTGGGTGATATTAGCCGCAGTGGCTGGGCTTGTGTTAGGTGCTGCATATTTCCTATGGACGTTGCAACGGATGTTTTTCGGAAAATACTGGTCTAAAGGAGGAGAAGAATGGGCTATTTTGTTAACGGACTTGAATCTACGGGAGAAAGCAATGTTGATTATACTGGCTATTCTGGCTTTGATATTTGGAATTTTTCCCAATCTGTTATTTACGCCCATGTCTAAAACGATTATGACACTGACAGATATGATTCAAAAGTCTTGA
- the nuoK gene encoding NADH-quinone oxidoreductase subunit NuoK has protein sequence MSESVIPVTHFLFVGAILFCIGIALIITKRNAIVVLMGIELILNSANLNFVVFNRQYPENVQGQVFALFVIVVAAAEAAVALAIVLKVYQYFGTINLDEVKDSKKD, from the coding sequence ATGTCTGAATCTGTTATCCCTGTAACACACTTTCTGTTTGTTGGGGCTATCTTGTTTTGTATTGGAATTGCTTTGATAATTACCAAGCGTAATGCCATTGTTGTATTGATGGGAATCGAATTGATCCTCAATTCCGCCAATCTAAATTTTGTAGTGTTTAACCGACAGTATCCTGAGAATGTGCAGGGTCAGGTGTTTGCTTTATTTGTCATTGTAGTTGCTGCTGCTGAAGCTGCCGTAGCTCTTGCAATTGTATTGAAAGTATATCAGTATTTTGGTACTATAAATCTGGATGAAGTAAAAGATTCCAAAAAAGACTGA
- the obgE gene encoding GTPase ObgE, with translation MSSNFIDYVKIHMKSGSGGAGSMHFRREKHVEKGGPDGGDGGRGGHIILRGNSQLWTLLHLKYRKHVMAEGGKPGEGNRRTGAQGKDEILEVPIGTVAKLAETDEIIGEITHDKQELLIFPGGKGGLGNDHFKTPTNQAPRKAQPGEPGTADWVVLELKLLADVGLVGFPNAGKSTLLASVSAAKPEIADYPFTTLVPNLGVVAYRGDQSFVMADIPGIIEGAAEGRGLGLRFLRHIERNSSLLFLIAATTEHAGKEYKILLNELEEYNPELLDKKRIIVLSKCDLIDEKEKKKLLKQLPTDIPHVAISSATGLGIQEMKDLIWTALH, from the coding sequence ATGTCATCTAACTTTATAGATTACGTAAAAATACACATGAAGTCTGGTTCGGGTGGAGCAGGCTCAATGCACTTCCGTCGTGAGAAACATGTTGAAAAAGGAGGACCAGATGGTGGTGATGGAGGAAGAGGAGGACATATAATTTTGAGAGGAAACTCGCAGTTATGGACACTTCTCCATCTTAAGTACCGTAAACATGTTATGGCAGAGGGAGGTAAGCCAGGTGAAGGAAATCGTCGTACGGGTGCTCAGGGAAAGGATGAGATACTGGAAGTACCGATTGGAACGGTTGCCAAGCTGGCTGAGACAGATGAAATAATAGGGGAGATTACACATGATAAACAGGAATTACTAATCTTTCCTGGTGGTAAAGGAGGATTAGGTAATGACCATTTTAAAACTCCAACCAACCAAGCTCCCCGGAAGGCGCAACCAGGTGAACCAGGTACAGCAGACTGGGTTGTTCTGGAGCTTAAACTTTTGGCCGATGTGGGATTGGTAGGTTTTCCTAATGCAGGTAAGTCAACTTTGCTGGCTTCTGTTTCTGCTGCAAAACCGGAAATTGCAGATTATCCTTTTACTACACTAGTTCCTAATCTTGGAGTTGTTGCTTATCGTGGAGATCAATCCTTTGTTATGGCTGACATTCCAGGAATTATTGAAGGGGCTGCTGAGGGACGAGGGTTAGGATTGCGGTTTCTGCGACACATTGAACGTAACTCAAGCTTGTTGTTTCTGATCGCCGCTACTACAGAACATGCGGGAAAAGAATACAAGATCCTGCTTAATGAATTGGAAGAGTATAACCCTGAGTTACTGGATAAGAAGCGGATTATTGTTCTTTCCAAATGTGATCTGATTGACGAGAAAGAAAAGAAGAAATTGCTGAAACAGCTACCAACTGATATTCCTCATGTGGCTATTTCATCAGCAACAGGACTGGGTATTCAGGAGATGAAAGACCTGATATGGACAGCTTTGCATTAA
- a CDS encoding esterase-like activity of phytase family protein produces the protein MKRKLPSLSIASLFLVFLSCQSDDPAPFTYPDSALQASPKVLATNAARVKVYNGGFGSGLAVVPNTTGSFYLLTDRGPNVDGTIKDSKIFAKPDFTPLIGKFTLKNDSLVLESTIELKTSTGVKLTGLPNPTGYGATGEGAYDTNGNLLDNDIEGIDSEGLVAASDGTFWISDEYGPHITHFSQNGQTIERINPFGTGTGGRKLPAVFATRRANRGMEGLAITPDNKTLVGIMQSTMYNPSSAAIVNKKLTRIVFFDIATAATKQYVYLQDANGLSNCDIVAITNTTFLVLERDGDFPQDSKSPAVYKRVYKIDVSNATDVSDATNGANGKLYNGKTLEQLTDTELQSNSITPVTKTLVVDLLQAIPGYPHDKPEGLTIIDNNTIAVVNDDDFGILNDTNTPNNYMAKVLPATNKTDRGTIYFIKLTTSLK, from the coding sequence ATGAAACGCAAACTACCTAGTCTATCTATTGCCAGCCTTTTTCTTGTATTCCTTTCCTGTCAGAGTGATGATCCCGCTCCATTTACGTATCCGGATTCTGCGCTTCAGGCATCACCCAAAGTTCTGGCAACAAATGCAGCGAGAGTAAAGGTCTACAATGGAGGATTCGGCTCCGGATTAGCAGTTGTTCCTAACACAACCGGAAGTTTTTATTTACTTACAGACCGCGGGCCTAATGTAGATGGGACAATAAAAGATTCCAAAATCTTTGCCAAGCCTGACTTCACGCCACTTATTGGTAAATTTACCTTAAAAAACGATTCACTGGTTTTGGAAAGTACCATTGAACTTAAAACCAGTACGGGTGTAAAACTCACCGGCTTACCAAACCCTACAGGCTATGGTGCAACAGGTGAAGGTGCCTATGATACGAATGGCAACCTGCTGGATAATGATATCGAAGGAATTGACTCTGAGGGGTTAGTTGCAGCATCAGATGGAACATTCTGGATAAGTGACGAATACGGCCCACACATTACCCACTTCTCACAAAATGGTCAAACGATTGAACGCATTAATCCGTTTGGTACAGGTACAGGTGGCCGTAAGCTTCCCGCAGTTTTTGCAACCCGTCGGGCAAATCGCGGTATGGAAGGATTAGCGATCACTCCTGACAACAAGACTCTTGTAGGCATTATGCAATCAACCATGTATAATCCGTCCAGTGCTGCGATTGTTAACAAGAAACTCACTCGTATTGTTTTCTTCGATATAGCCACAGCAGCAACAAAACAGTATGTGTACTTACAGGATGCTAATGGTTTGTCCAATTGTGATATTGTGGCGATTACCAATACAACATTTCTGGTATTGGAACGGGATGGAGATTTTCCTCAGGATAGCAAAAGCCCTGCTGTATATAAACGAGTGTATAAGATAGATGTTAGTAATGCAACAGATGTATCAGATGCTACAAATGGGGCTAATGGAAAGTTATATAATGGAAAGACGCTTGAACAGTTAACTGATACGGAACTACAAAGTAATTCCATCACTCCTGTTACCAAAACACTGGTAGTAGATCTTCTTCAGGCAATTCCAGGTTACCCACATGATAAGCCAGAGGGATTAACGATTATAGACAACAATACGATTGCAGTTGTCAATGATGATGATTTTGGAATTCTTAATGATACCAATACTCCTAATAACTATATGGCAAAGGTTCTACCTGCCACCAATAAAACGGATCGAGGAACTATCTATTTTATAAAACTGACGACATCTCTTAAATAA
- a CDS encoding TonB-dependent receptor, translated as MNQLYRCMCLFVSYLLCTQLALAQEKFTISGYVKDSKNGENLIGVAVFVKGTSNGTVTNEYGFYSLTLPSGTYSIGISYVGYQSFYKDITLNANVKQDVELTEEGVQLNEIVVTADRPDANVRDVSMSVNKLDIKTIQKIPAFLGEVDVIRSIQLLPGVSTIGEGATGFNVRGGSIDQNLVLIDEAPVYNSAHLFGFFSVFNPDIVKDVKLIKGGIPAQYGGRLSSILDVRTKEGNNKKFSGQGGVGVIFSRLSLEAPLIKDKASFVIGARRSYIDILAKPFLNGDLKGSQFYFYDLTSKVNYIIDPKNTVYLSGYFGRDVFGSNDFRFKWGSTTASARWNHLYNDKLFMNLTAFYSNYDYFLGFKDNVEKAQFDWSSNIINLSLKPDFTYYINTKNTLRFGAQSIFYNFRPGKAIVSSQESTNNISLESKYALESGIYIDNEQKIGDKLTLQYGLRYSLFQYLGSGDAYYYDTPANGERRQPSNIKHFNSWETIASYNNLEPRFSANYILNDRSSLKASYNRTAQYIHLVSNTAASTPLDVWTPSTNNIKPQLADQVALGYFRNFQENTYEASAEVYYKDLQNQLDYVDNADLLLNKNLEGDLLQGIGRAYGIEFSVKKATGRLTGFISYTLARTERRLANTSINHGKWFPNRFDRLHNLSVTADYMLTPLWSIAANFVYQSGTPITFYTNRAEFGQLPTVPLLPNEDRNNSRNPAYHRLDLSATKKNRKKEGRKWESYWVFSVYNAYNRRNPFSIYFQNNPDYKYAETSNGVPKTQAIRYSIIGSFVPAVSYNFKF; from the coding sequence ATGAATCAACTTTATCGATGCATGTGCCTCTTTGTAAGCTATCTCTTATGTACTCAGCTTGCTCTGGCACAGGAAAAATTTACTATTAGTGGGTATGTCAAGGATAGCAAGAATGGCGAAAACCTGATTGGAGTAGCCGTTTTTGTCAAAGGTACATCCAATGGTACTGTAACCAATGAGTATGGATTTTATTCTCTCACCCTGCCTTCAGGTACATATAGCATAGGTATCTCTTATGTCGGCTATCAGTCTTTTTATAAAGACATCACATTAAATGCAAATGTAAAACAGGATGTAGAGCTAACGGAAGAAGGAGTGCAGTTAAATGAAATTGTTGTCACTGCCGATCGCCCGGATGCTAACGTCAGAGATGTATCGATGAGTGTCAACAAGCTAGATATCAAAACTATCCAGAAAATACCCGCCTTTCTGGGTGAAGTAGATGTGATCCGTAGTATTCAGTTATTACCTGGTGTTAGTACCATTGGTGAAGGAGCCACAGGATTCAATGTTCGTGGAGGTAGTATTGATCAGAACCTTGTTTTGATTGATGAGGCACCTGTATACAACTCTGCGCACTTATTTGGTTTTTTCTCTGTATTCAATCCGGATATCGTAAAAGATGTGAAGCTGATTAAGGGAGGGATTCCAGCTCAATATGGAGGGCGTCTGTCTTCTATTCTGGATGTACGTACCAAAGAAGGAAACAATAAAAAATTCTCAGGACAAGGTGGTGTAGGGGTTATATTCAGTCGCTTGTCACTAGAAGCACCATTGATTAAAGACAAAGCTTCTTTTGTAATCGGAGCACGTAGATCATATATTGATATTCTGGCCAAACCGTTTCTGAATGGAGATTTAAAAGGCAGTCAATTCTATTTCTATGATTTAACATCCAAAGTAAATTATATCATTGATCCTAAAAATACGGTTTATCTGTCTGGCTATTTTGGCCGGGATGTATTTGGTTCTAATGATTTCAGATTCAAATGGGGAAGTACTACGGCATCTGCACGTTGGAACCACTTATATAACGATAAGCTTTTTATGAATCTAACTGCGTTCTACAGCAATTACGATTACTTCCTTGGGTTCAAGGATAATGTGGAGAAGGCCCAGTTTGATTGGAGTTCTAATATTATCAACCTGAGCCTTAAACCGGATTTCACTTACTATATAAATACCAAAAATACACTTCGTTTCGGAGCACAAAGTATCTTCTACAACTTTCGCCCTGGTAAGGCAATTGTAAGTAGCCAGGAATCTACAAATAATATCAGTCTGGAAAGTAAATATGCATTAGAAAGTGGCATTTATATAGATAATGAGCAGAAAATAGGTGATAAGCTTACACTTCAATACGGATTACGTTATTCCCTCTTCCAATACCTGGGATCAGGAGATGCTTATTATTATGATACTCCTGCCAATGGGGAAAGACGACAGCCTTCCAACATCAAACATTTTAATTCATGGGAAACAATAGCAAGCTACAATAATCTGGAACCTCGATTCTCTGCTAATTATATCTTAAATGACAGAAGCTCTTTAAAAGCAAGCTATAATCGTACAGCTCAATACATTCACCTAGTTTCAAACACTGCAGCATCAACCCCATTGGATGTATGGACACCTAGTACCAATAATATCAAACCACAGTTAGCAGATCAGGTAGCTTTAGGGTACTTCCGTAACTTCCAGGAAAACACCTATGAAGCCTCTGCAGAGGTGTATTATAAGGACCTTCAAAATCAGCTTGACTATGTAGACAACGCGGATCTACTTCTAAATAAGAATCTAGAAGGCGATCTTCTTCAGGGTATTGGTCGGGCTTACGGAATAGAGTTTTCTGTCAAAAAAGCTACAGGGCGACTAACAGGCTTTATTAGTTATACTTTGGCAAGAACAGAACGTCGTTTGGCCAATACCAGCATCAATCACGGAAAATGGTTCCCGAATCGATTTGATCGTCTTCATAATTTGAGTGTAACCGCTGATTATATGCTGACACCTTTGTGGAGTATTGCGGCTAATTTTGTCTATCAGTCTGGCACTCCTATTACATTTTATACAAATCGGGCAGAGTTTGGCCAACTACCAACAGTTCCTCTATTACCTAATGAAGATCGGAATAATTCCCGCAACCCAGCTTACCACCGATTAGACTTATCAGCTACAAAGAAAAACCGGAAGAAAGAAGGACGTAAATGGGAAAGTTATTGGGTATTCTCAGTCTATAATGCTTATAACCGCCGAAATCCATTCTCTATTTATTTTCAGAATAATCCTGATTATAAATATGCAGAAACCAGCAATGGAGTACCAAAGACCCAGGCAATCCGCTACTCTATTATAGGATCGTTTGTACCTGCAGTTTCTTATAATTTCAAGTTTTAA
- a CDS encoding adenylate kinase, whose translation MLNLVLFGPPGAGKGTQSAKLIEKYQLVHISTGDLFRMHIKEETALGKQVKQILADGLLVPDQVTIDMLEEEVQKNPQAKGFIFDGFPRTVAQAQALDDFLAGKGESINLVVKLDVTEEEIKQRIAERQKISGRVDDEAEKLLKRIDEYFSKTIHVLPYYEGQGKVAVVNGIGNIETIFQNLCQEIDAVIAS comes from the coding sequence ATGTTAAATCTTGTACTTTTCGGCCCGCCGGGAGCGGGTAAAGGCACTCAATCGGCCAAACTGATTGAAAAATACCAGCTGGTTCATATTTCTACCGGCGACCTGTTCCGTATGCACATCAAGGAAGAAACTGCATTAGGTAAACAGGTAAAACAGATTCTGGCAGATGGACTTCTGGTACCAGATCAGGTAACTATTGACATGCTGGAAGAGGAAGTACAAAAGAATCCTCAGGCAAAAGGGTTTATCTTCGATGGATTTCCCCGTACAGTAGCACAGGCTCAGGCTCTAGATGATTTTTTGGCTGGTAAAGGCGAAAGTATTAATCTGGTAGTTAAACTGGACGTGACTGAGGAGGAAATAAAGCAACGTATTGCCGAACGCCAGAAGATAAGTGGACGTGTGGATGATGAGGCGGAAAAGCTGCTGAAGCGTATTGATGAGTATTTTTCAAAAACAATTCATGTTTTACCATATTATGAAGGACAGGGTAAAGTAGCTGTTGTAAATGGTATTGGTAATATTGAGACTATATTCCAGAATTTGTGTCAGGAAATTGATGCAGTAATTGCTTCTTAA
- a CDS encoding DUF4249 domain-containing protein — protein sequence MKHISLFIIGILTICLLSSCEDVIQLDVAAAESQLVIDAFISNTPSAQTIRLTKTVPYFETGDAPTVSGAEIILQNTTTGREFIFTDMQTDGQYIWKPAGKDSIGKVGDKFLLTVRYDNNEYQASSNLNRTTKVDSITVDYKEESGDDKAGYYAEFYGRDSLGKQDYYWIKSFKNGKYQTKLLTYATNGIGGTDNENGSDGFLFIPPIREAITDGDDPFALGDKIRVEIWSITKETLEFFTQAEAQINNGGLFARPPENLRTNFTNNTNSSKQPVGWFSTSAVYELEGIVEDK from the coding sequence ATGAAACATATATCTTTATTTATAATCGGAATCCTGACAATCTGCCTTTTGTCATCCTGTGAGGATGTAATTCAATTAGATGTAGCAGCAGCGGAATCTCAACTAGTGATTGATGCTTTTATTAGTAATACGCCAAGTGCTCAAACTATCAGACTCACCAAGACCGTTCCATATTTTGAAACAGGTGATGCTCCTACTGTAAGTGGAGCAGAAATTATCTTACAAAATACAACAACAGGAAGAGAGTTTATTTTTACAGATATGCAAACCGATGGTCAGTACATTTGGAAGCCAGCAGGTAAAGACAGCATTGGAAAAGTAGGTGACAAGTTTCTACTTACAGTTCGCTATGATAATAATGAATACCAGGCTAGCAGCAATCTTAATCGTACAACAAAAGTTGATTCTATCACAGTTGACTATAAAGAAGAATCAGGTGATGACAAAGCTGGTTATTACGCAGAATTTTATGGTAGAGACTCTCTGGGAAAACAAGATTACTATTGGATTAAATCCTTCAAAAATGGCAAGTACCAAACCAAACTCCTGACATATGCTACAAATGGCATAGGTGGAACGGATAATGAGAATGGATCCGATGGATTCTTATTTATCCCTCCCATACGGGAAGCAATTACAGATGGCGATGATCCATTTGCACTTGGGGATAAGATAAGAGTTGAGATATGGTCTATTACAAAAGAAACATTGGAGTTTTTCACTCAGGCAGAAGCCCAGATCAATAATGGAGGTTTATTTGCACGTCCACCAGAAAACCTTCGAACCAATTTTACAAATAATACAAATTCCAGTAAACAACCCGTAGGATGGTTTTCGACATCAGCAGTTTACGAACTGGAGGGTATTGTTGAAGACAAATAA
- a CDS encoding NADH-quinone oxidoreductase subunit L, which translates to MMVFAALFLPLIAFLCLLFLGKKLPRQGDWVAISAVIASFVCSVIAVSEVFPVKTLHYEVKWFSVFVHEFNVGLLLDKYSAIMLILVTFISALVQIYSTAYMKGDSRYSRYFAYLSLFTFAMLGLVLADNLFLFYFFWELVSVASYLLIGFWYEKPDAYRASRNAFIINRIGDTGLLLAMMFIYLQFGSSDFILLTQKAVFPENTWWMTLVGYGIFCAAGTKSAQYPMAIWLPRAMAGPTPVSALIHAATMVAAGVFLMIRTFPFLEDNILMLAAIVGGITSFTGAFAALFQHDIKRVLAYSTISQLGYMMAAIGVGAPEAALFHLVTHAFFKAGLFLCAGSVIDALHKAAHHMHISDPDFDVQDMRNMGGLRKQMPITFLCFVICSLALAGLPLTSGFLSKDFILNQMLLWSFQGNSLDWTLVVPVMGFLGVLCTALYTGRQLKLIFGGQPRYFALYDDQLRYINEFTEESPAVMRRIIGILAVLSFFFWFSWIPWDAMKGWFFDAYPIATNERKEGLWGELTHTIAHEYTLILSLGLVIIGLSIALWRTGHPNRLIPGFVRKVSYHFFYTEAIAHLILVRTTFLAKKISSWIDRSVIDRAIDLGGIFTVTIAHILGWIDRTFIDGSVNVIAYVAGKTGEVSKSIAGSRIQSMFTAALLGLLLILIWVVFI; encoded by the coding sequence ATGATGGTTTTTGCTGCTCTTTTTCTTCCCTTAATTGCCTTTTTATGCCTCCTTTTTTTGGGAAAGAAATTACCTCGTCAGGGAGATTGGGTCGCCATTTCAGCTGTTATCGCAAGCTTCGTCTGTTCTGTAATTGCAGTTTCAGAAGTCTTTCCTGTTAAAACACTTCATTATGAGGTGAAATGGTTTTCTGTTTTTGTGCATGAATTCAACGTGGGATTATTGTTGGATAAGTATTCCGCAATAATGCTCATCCTGGTGACATTTATATCAGCCTTGGTGCAGATATACTCGACTGCCTATATGAAAGGTGATTCCCGATATAGCCGATATTTTGCTTATTTGAGTTTATTTACCTTTGCCATGTTGGGACTGGTGCTGGCAGATAATCTTTTTTTGTTCTACTTCTTTTGGGAACTGGTTAGTGTAGCTTCTTACCTCCTTATTGGATTCTGGTATGAAAAACCAGATGCTTATCGTGCTTCCCGTAATGCTTTTATTATTAACCGGATTGGGGATACAGGTTTACTCCTGGCCATGATGTTTATCTATCTTCAATTTGGGAGTTCAGATTTTATTCTACTTACACAGAAAGCTGTTTTTCCTGAAAACACCTGGTGGATGACGTTAGTTGGCTACGGAATTTTTTGTGCTGCCGGTACGAAATCAGCTCAGTATCCTATGGCTATCTGGTTACCACGTGCCATGGCCGGTCCCACACCTGTTTCTGCTCTTATCCATGCGGCAACTATGGTGGCTGCAGGAGTTTTTCTAATGATACGAACTTTTCCATTTTTAGAAGATAACATCCTGATGCTGGCTGCTATCGTTGGAGGTATCACTTCATTTACAGGTGCGTTTGCCGCTTTATTCCAACATGATATCAAAAGAGTACTAGCTTATTCTACCATTTCTCAGTTAGGATATATGATGGCAGCAATTGGTGTTGGTGCTCCTGAAGCTGCATTGTTTCACTTGGTTACTCATGCTTTTTTTAAGGCAGGATTGTTTTTATGTGCAGGATCTGTTATAGATGCTCTACACAAAGCGGCTCATCATATGCATATCTCAGATCCTGATTTTGATGTACAGGATATGCGTAATATGGGAGGTCTACGTAAGCAAATGCCAATTACCTTTCTTTGTTTTGTAATCTGTTCGCTAGCACTTGCCGGATTGCCCTTAACATCCGGATTTCTATCCAAGGACTTTATTCTGAATCAGATGCTGCTTTGGTCATTTCAGGGAAATTCCCTGGATTGGACCTTAGTTGTTCCTGTTATGGGCTTTCTGGGTGTTTTGTGCACTGCATTGTATACAGGCCGACAACTTAAACTGATTTTTGGTGGGCAGCCTCGATACTTCGCTTTATATGATGATCAATTGCGATACATCAATGAGTTTACTGAAGAGTCTCCTGCAGTAATGCGCCGAATAATAGGAATACTTGCTGTCCTTTCGTTTTTCTTCTGGTTCTCCTGGATTCCCTGGGATGCAATGAAAGGATGGTTTTTTGACGCCTATCCAATTGCAACAAATGAAAGAAAAGAGGGCTTGTGGGGTGAATTAACTCATACTATAGCACATGAGTATACATTGATCCTTTCATTGGGACTTGTGATAATCGGGTTGAGTATTGCTTTGTGGAGGACTGGACACCCCAATCGGTTAATTCCTGGATTTGTTCGTAAAGTTTCGTATCACTTTTTTTACACAGAAGCAATTGCACACTTGATATTGGTTCGTACTACATTCCTTGCTAAAAAGATTAGCTCTTGGATTGACCGTAGTGTCATAGACAGAGCAATTGATCTGGGGGGCATATTCACGGTGACAATTGCACATATACTTGGTTGGATTGACCGTACTTTTATCGATGGAAGTGTAAATGTGATTGCATATGTAGCAGGTAAAACAGGAGAAGTGAGTAAATCAATTGCAGGAAGTCGGATACAAAGTATGTTTACTGCGGCTTTGCTGGGGTTATTACTAATACTCATCTGGGTTGTATTTATTTGA
- a CDS encoding metallophosphoesterase — MSSPFSYKNFSIPNPISGRRFVVPDIHGFAHTFRTLVEEQLQLRQADQLFLLGDYIDRGPDSVGVIDFILQLQEEGYQVFPLKGNHEENFLDNYIHYHQGVYQKFFLQSIQSEKLYKLLDKDMHLLPEYSAFFDCLTNYFELDRFYLVHAGFRFSSIQPFEDFDAMLTIRRFQHNPTQKTIVHGHDVTDLDIIRHRIEQRNNIIPLDNGCYYGPVLDQLKTISPLQNVGKLLALNLDTFELYEQKNVG, encoded by the coding sequence ATGTCTTCTCCATTCAGTTATAAAAACTTTAGTATCCCCAATCCTATCAGTGGCAGGCGTTTCGTTGTGCCCGATATACATGGATTTGCTCATACTTTTCGAACATTGGTTGAAGAGCAGCTTCAGCTAAGACAAGCGGATCAACTTTTTCTACTAGGCGATTACATAGATCGCGGGCCTGATAGTGTGGGTGTTATTGATTTTATCTTACAGTTACAGGAAGAAGGATATCAGGTCTTTCCTCTGAAGGGAAATCATGAAGAGAACTTTCTGGATAATTATATTCACTATCATCAGGGCGTTTATCAGAAGTTCTTCCTGCAAAGCATCCAGTCAGAGAAATTATACAAACTACTTGACAAGGATATGCATCTATTGCCAGAGTATAGTGCCTTCTTTGATTGTCTTACAAATTATTTTGAGCTTGATCGGTTTTATCTGGTGCATGCAGGTTTTCGTTTTTCCAGTATACAGCCCTTCGAGGATTTTGATGCGATGCTTACCATCCGGCGATTTCAACATAATCCTACTCAGAAGACTATTGTGCATGGACATGACGTCACAGATCTGGATATCATTCGTCATAGAATAGAACAGCGAAACAATATTATTCCGTTAGATAATGGTTGTTATTATGGCCCTGTACTAGATCAGTTAAAAACTATTTCTCCTCTTCAAAATGTGGGTAAGCTACTGGCGCTGAATCTGGATACATTTGAGTTATATGAACAGAAGAATGTAGGCTAA